One Oceanicoccus sagamiensis genomic region harbors:
- a CDS encoding DUF523 domain-containing protein, with product MPKNVIDFLFFNHKKPAEKPQVAISACLNGEAVRYDGSSKELETTSSILAKALTLLPICPEVGAGMSTPRPPIQLLQSGDQISAIGRDDKSLDPTAALKQFRQQSIDPLSTSLCGYIFKSRSPSCGVNSTPLFHANNQQIGLGSGLQAAYVQQTMPWLPLREEQQLATEEQCEAFIFQCRLLQDLRLGCQQQGLTSVNKHYAALIRSLPNQQQAALEASVRTGDQEKYWGILLRAIPAHSP from the coding sequence ATGCCAAAAAATGTAATAGATTTTTTATTTTTTAATCATAAAAAGCCAGCGGAAAAACCTCAAGTTGCCATCAGTGCCTGCCTCAATGGCGAAGCGGTGCGTTACGATGGCAGCAGCAAAGAGCTAGAAACCACTTCAAGTATTTTAGCTAAAGCATTAACTTTACTGCCGATCTGCCCGGAAGTCGGTGCGGGCATGTCAACGCCAAGGCCACCAATTCAATTACTTCAATCAGGTGACCAAATAAGCGCGATTGGCAGGGACGATAAAAGCCTGGACCCCACCGCGGCGCTCAAGCAATTTCGGCAACAGAGCATCGACCCGCTAAGCACATCCCTGTGTGGCTATATTTTTAAAAGCCGGTCACCCAGTTGCGGCGTAAACAGTACGCCACTGTTTCATGCTAACAATCAACAGATTGGGCTTGGCAGTGGCTTGCAAGCGGCCTATGTGCAGCAGACTATGCCCTGGCTACCGCTGCGGGAGGAGCAGCAATTGGCTACCGAGGAACAGTGCGAAGCATTTATCTTTCAGTGCCGTCTGCTGCAAGATTTGCGGCTGGGTTGCCAGCAACAGGGACTGACCAGCGTCAATAAACATTATGCGGCACTAATCCGTAGCCTGCCCAATCAGCAGCAAGCAGCCTTGGAAGCGTCGGTTCGGACCGGTGATCAGGAGAAATATTGGGGGATATTGCTAAGGGCTATACCAGCGCATAGCCCTTGA
- a CDS encoding HAD family hydrolase, whose amino-acid sequence MNNSPIKVITFDLDDTLWAIQPVLIKAEQQVYNWLSEHAPKLTAQFSPQDFMHWRIKIYQQQPELAHQITRLRLVAVKQAMLNVGYDEKLAQRIAEQAFDIFIQARHDITFFDTAEPMLAALHPHYSLGALSNGNADIFKLEMGRFFDFAFSAEQLNASKPAPEQFLAAQSYGNTQPQQMIHIGDNHEHDIAGAIAAGWHSIWFNPSGEPYAGDTASQQGPTREVSCLSDIPAAISSIAKDLRQGV is encoded by the coding sequence ATGAACAACAGTCCTATTAAAGTGATTACCTTCGACCTCGACGATACCCTATGGGCCATCCAACCCGTATTGATCAAAGCAGAGCAACAGGTTTACAACTGGCTGAGTGAGCATGCGCCCAAGCTAACAGCACAATTTTCGCCGCAAGATTTTATGCACTGGCGAATAAAGATTTACCAACAACAACCTGAGCTGGCCCATCAAATTACCCGGCTGCGTTTGGTGGCGGTCAAGCAGGCCATGTTAAACGTGGGCTATGATGAAAAGCTGGCGCAAAGAATCGCTGAACAGGCCTTTGATATTTTTATTCAAGCGCGCCACGATATCACCTTCTTTGATACCGCTGAGCCGATGCTGGCAGCACTGCACCCGCACTATTCCCTTGGCGCACTTAGCAATGGCAATGCCGATATTTTTAAATTAGAGATGGGCCGTTTTTTTGATTTTGCCTTTAGCGCAGAGCAACTCAATGCCAGCAAACCAGCACCCGAGCAATTTCTTGCTGCCCAGTCCTATGGCAATACCCAGCCCCAGCAAATGATACATATTGGGGATAATCATGAGCATGATATTGCCGGGGCTATTGCCGCCGGTTGGCATAGCATCTGGTTTAATCCTTCCGGGGAACCCTATGCCGGGGACACAGCGTCACAGCAGGGGCCGACTCGTGAGGTCAGTTGCCTTTCTGACATCCCCGCCGCTATTAGCTCTATTGCCAAAGATTTGCGACAAGGCGTTTAA